Genomic window (Tardiphaga sp. vice304):
TCATGATGTAGCGGTGGATCTCGGCCTTCTTAGCCGCGTCCTCGACTTCCTTGTCGGTGGCGCCTTCCTTGCCCAGCCGGATGTTCTCGCGGATCGACATGTTGAACAGCATGTTTTCCTGGAATACGACCGCCATGCTGGAGCGCAGCGACTCCCGCGTTACCTTGCGGATATCGACGCCATCGATACTCACCCGGCCCTCGTCGGGCACGTAGAGCCGCAGGATCAGATTGAGCAGCGTGCTCTTGCCGGAGCCGGAGGGTCCGACAATCGCGATGGTCTTTCCGACGTTGAGCTTAAGGGTCAGATTGTCGAGCACCGGCGTCTGGCTGCCTTCGTATTTGAAGGAGACGTGGTCAAAAGTGATGTCGTTGACGATGCGCGGCAGATTGGGCGCCCCTGCCCGGTCGGCGCCGCGGGTCGGTTCATCGAGCATCTCGTTGATGTGGCGCACGGCCGCGGCCGACTGGATCGACACCGGGATGAAGTGCATGACATGGGCGATGTTGTAGGACACCTCCCAGAACGCGCTCTCGAAGGTCACGAAGGTACCGACGGTGATCTGGCCCTTGGTGGCCAGATAGGCGCCGATCGCCAGCACGACGAGGTGCAGCAGCAGCACCGAGATGGTGACCGAGCGCTCCACCATGGTGGAGAGAAAGATCGCGCGTGACACGCGGTCGCGGGCCTCGTTGTTGCGCAGCCGGAACCAGCCGAGCGTGCGGCGCTGCAGGCTGAACGCCTTGACCACCGCCTGCGCCGCGACGTTCTCCTGAACGGCACCAAGCAGCGCGGATTCCGTGAGCTTCTGGTCGTAATTGGCCTGCACGGCCTTGGGCGTCAGGATGCGCGGGCCGATCAGGGTGATCGGGAAGATCAGCAGGGCCACCGCCGCGAGCTGCCAGTTCAGATACAGCATCAGCAAAATGCCGGCGATCAGTTCGAGAAACGGCAGCATCGCACTATTGGCGAAGGTCTTGATCGAGGTCTCGTAAGCCGCCATGTCGATCGAGAAGCGCGACAGGATCTCGCCACGCTTGGTGCGGGCGAAATAGGCCGACGGCAGGTTCTGCACGTGCTCGAACAGGCGGACGCGGACGTCGGAAATGACGGTTGCCGCCAGCCGCGCGTCCCAGCGCTCATACCAGATCGCCACGATCGAGGTGATGATGCCGGCCGCCCCCAGCACCGACAGGATGATGACCAGCGCCTCGAAGTCCTCTTCGCCGAGCGCATCGTCGATCAGATATTTCAGGCTGAGCGGCATGATGACGTTGAACAGCGTCTCGACCAGAACGCCGAGGCCGACAAAAACCATCATCTTGCGGTAATTCGTCAGGAACGGCCGGGTGAACGCCAGAATGGTGCCAAGCGCGCCGGCGGCTTCGCGTGCGGTGAAGACGACGAGATCCTCGTCATCATCATCGTCGTCATCTTCCTCGTCGTCATCTTCGGCGACCGGCTTGGATTTAGCCGCCTTGTCGACCCCCAGGCCCTTGGCCAATGGCGGCTTGATGCCGGGAACCGGCGTCGCGGCCGCGCCGACCGGCAGCGCGAATTTGTCGTCGAGCGGCGACGCCGGCTCGCCTTGCGAGGAATCGTCGGAAGGTGGCTTTGGTGGCTGGGACGCCATGAAACAAACCGTTGCTGCACGGTCGTGCGACCGCAGGAATCATTGCTGCGGCGCGTGCCGCAGTCCCCATGATCCTATGCGATCAGAATGCAATCGGCAAAGCAACGGGAGGGGTATAGGGGATGTGACGCGCATGCCGTGGCAAGGACGAGCCGCAAGCGATGTGGCCGCCGGGGTCCTCGCGCCATCCCCATGTCGTCCCCGCGAACGCGGGGACCCATAGCCTCAGCCGATCAAGGTGGAACGCTGCGGCCTGCAGCGCTGAGCCGAGAAGACGGTGTGTATGGGTCCCCGCGTTCGCGGGGACGACATGGGGACAGGTGAGCGCGTCAACGCATGCAGATCCTGGCGGAAGCGCCTCGCCCGCTCAGTCTTCGTCATCCATCTTGTCGAAGAACGAATAGCGCAGGCTGTCGGCGTCGGCGTACCAGTGGCCGGGGCCGCGGTCGGCAGCCAGCGTGGCTTCCCAGACCTCCGCCGTGCAGTCACGGCGGTGCATCGACAGATCGAAGCCGTTGCCGAAGAACAGTTCCGACCATTCCCACCAGGTGCCGAGCTTCCGGACGCCGCGCAACAGGTCGTAGCGGTCGATCAGCGCCGGCGCCATGTCGGAGGTCACCGAGCCAAACACCACGCCGGTCTTGACCACGCGGTTGAGTTCCCGCACCGCCTTCGGCACCTGCTTCTCGGCGACGTGGCACAGACAGGTCTCGAACACGAAATCGAAGCGCTCATCCTTGAACGGCAGGTCGGTGACGGAGCCGAGCTGGTTGTACTTCTTCAGCGCCTTCGGCGTCCGGGCGTGGATCACCTTGTTGCTCTCGATGCCCCAGGCGTCGATGCCACGGTCGCGCAGCGCGCCGACCAGTTCGCCGGATGCCGAGCCCGCCACCAGCAGCCGGTAGGCCTTCGGCTGGTCCCAGACGATCTGGATCAGCTTCATCAGATAGTCGGGATCGGTGAAGCGGCTCCACACCTCGCTATAGGGGCCGAGGCCGCGGTAATTCTCGAAATAGTCGCGATCGATCTTGTCGGAGGCAACCGGCCCGCCGTCGCCGCGGGCACGCCGCAGCCGCATCATCTCGGTGAGAATGATGTCGGTGGCCGCGTCGGAGGAATCCAAGAGGCCATTGAGCGTGGAATCGAACAGATAGTCGCCGACCAGCACGAGGCCGGGATGGTTCTTCGGTTCCGGCCGGTGGTTGGTCATGACATCGCGCGCCGGCAGGCCGCCGGGGATCGCATTGACCGAGGACAGCCAGCGATAGGTCTTGCCCTCCATGAAATGCGCGCGCGCATTGCCGAACGAGACCGGCAGCGATTTCAGCGCCGCGTCGATCAGCTCCTCGTCGTTGAGGTTGGCAAAGGCCAGCGCGTCGGAGCCCGCGATCAGCCAGTTCAGCACGCCGTGCGTGCCGACATCATGGCGCGAGCCCTCATTGTAGACGCAGCAGCCGCCGAACGCTTCCGACATGAACCAGGAGCCGGGAATCTGCTCGCCCCAGAACGGCGTGTCGAACAGGATCGAGATGCGCAGGTAATGCGCGGGCCGGTCGAAATACGAGATGTGCTTGACCATCGACTTGCGCAGCTGCTCGCCGCCCCAGCGCATCGTCGCCAGCCAGGAATGCGGCAGGCACATCAACACCAGGTCGAACTCGCGGGTCTCCGGCCCCTTGCCGTTCATCATGTCGAGCTGGTAGCGGCCGGCCTCGGTCTTGCCGACCTTCAGGACACGGTGGTTGAGCTGGACGTCGGCATCGACCTCCGACTGCAGACAGGTGATGAGCTGCTCATTGCCGTTCTGGATCGAGTACAGGCCGATATAGCCCTCGATATCCATCACGAAATTCTTGAGCGCGTTGAGGCCGTTGGTGTTGTGGGCCTCGGTCGCCAGATCGGAACGCGCCATCACCTTCAAGAAACGCTTGGCGGTCGCATCCGGCACGACCTTGTCGAGCAGTTCCTCGGCGGTCATCCACGCCCAGGGATGCTCGTTGTCATGGGCGCCGACGCCCTCGTAATATTCGACCGGCGACACCATCGTGCTGCACAGATCGCGAAACGCCTCGATCGCATTGGCGGTGGTCGGCCCGTAGGTCTTGCGCATGCCCGGCACGTCGTTGAGCAGTTTGCCGTCGAGCTGCACCTGCTCGGCATCCATCGGAATGGTCTGCAGGCCGAAATGCTGAATCAACTCGCGCAGCGGGTCCGGCCCGGTCATCGAATAATCGTAGATCTCGGCAACACCGGCCTCGTACATCGCCGGCGCGGAGTCGAATTTCTTGGTCAGGATCTTGCCGCCGACGCGGTCGGACGATTCATAGATGGTGATGCGGCACAGATCGCCGAGCTTCCGCTTGAGATACCAGGCGCTCATCAGGCCGCCGGGACCACCACCTACAATTGCAAGATCAAGCATCGGTTTCTCTCACGCGCCGGATCAGACGAACCATACCGGCCGCGCTCGCTGTATCGGATTTTGCTCTAAAGCGAAATGCGACCAATCAGTGAATTGGCGCATCCTGCAATAAACATTTCAAAGCATGATCATTTTCCACCTGAAGGAAAGATGAACAAAGGCGTGTGGAACGCCGCGCCAGCCACGCCGGGTTGCCGGCTTGACCGGTTACGCCCTCAGGCGGATTGCACCGCCGGACGCTTCAGCAGCCCGACCAGAATGGCGCTTACCAGCGTTCCGCACAAGATGGCTGCGCCATAGGCCACGACATGCGTCACTGCGCCGGGGATCGGCAGCACAAAGATCCCGCCGTGCGGAACCTTGAGCTCTGCGCCGGCGGCCATCGAAATGGCCCCGGTCAGCGCCGATCCGACCATCAGGGCCGCGATCACCCGGAAGGGATCCCGCGCCGCAAACGGAATGACGCCCTCGGTCACGAATGCCAGGCCGAGTACGGCGGCGGCCCCGCCGGCCTCGCGCTCTTCCACGCTGAAACGGCCGCGGAACAGCCACGTCGCCAGCGCCGCCGCGAGCGGCGGCGTCATGCCGGCGGCCATCGTCGCGGCCATCGGCGGATCGATCTGGGCCAGCACGCGACGCCCGATGTCGCGCAGGTCCGATGCCCACGTCGCCAGCAACGGATTGTCGAGCGACGCCAATTGGCCGGCCATGCGTTCGACCGCCTGATGCCACGACCACGCGACGCCGTGGCCATCGACCATGATCTGGCAGGCCAGCGTGATCAGGTCGGTGTCGTCGAGCAGCCCGGCCTGGGCCTTGAAGATCGCGACATCGGAGACGCCAAAACGGCGCGAAGCCCCGGTCGCCGCCGTCTAGACTGGCGCGCACAAGTACGCGGGCGCAGCGCGCGTTGCGCCCTCCACAATGAAAAAGGCCCGCTTTCGCGGGCCTTTTACTGTTTGATAGTTCGCTTCGCTTACTCGGCGGGCGGCAGCATCAGGGTTTCGGCATCCGGAGCGTCCGGAACGATCGTCGCCTGCTTTTCGCGCTCGTCGAGGATCATCTTGTCGCGCTTGACTGCGACTTCGCGGATCTTCGCCATCGAGGCGCCGGTGCCTGCCGGGATAAGCCGGCCGACAATGACGTTCTCCTTGAGGCCTTCGAGCGGATCCACCTTGCCGTTGACGGCAGCTTCGGTGAGCACGCGCGTGGTCTCCTGGAACGACGCTGCCGAGAAGAACGAACGGGTCTGCAAGCTCGCCTTGGTGATGCCGAGCAGTACCGGCGTTCCCGTGGCGATCTTCTTGCCCTCTTCCTTGGCGCGCGCATTGAGCTGGTCGAATTCGATCTTGTCGATCTGTTCGCCCGAGATCATGTCGGTCTCACCCTGATCGGTGATCTCGACCTTCTGCAGCATCTGACGAACAATCACTTCGATGTGCTTGTCGTTGATGAGCACGCCCTGCAATCGGTAGACTTCCTGGATTTCGTTGACCAGGTAGGCAGCGAGTTCCTCGATGCCCTTGATCGCCAGAATGTCGTGCGGCGCGGGATTGCCTTCGACGATGAAGTCGCCCTTTTCGACGATGTCACCATCCTGCAGATGGATGTGCTTGCCCTTCGGAATGAGGTACTCGCGGGTCTCCTCGTTCTTGTCGATCGGCTCGATCGAGATCCGGCGCTTGTTCTTGTAGTCGCGACCGAAGCGGATGGTGCCGCCGATTTCCGCGATGATCGCCGCGTCCTTGGGCTTGCGCGCCTCGAACAGTTCGGCCACCCGCGGCAGACCGCCGGTGATGTCACGCGTCTTCGCGCTTTCGGTCGAAACACGGGCGAGAATGTCGCCGGTCTTCACCTTGGCGCCGGTATCGACCGACAGAATGGCGTCGGGCGACAGCATGTAGCGGGCTTCACCGCCACGGGCGAGCTTGAGGATCTTGCCGTCCTTGCCCTTGATGACAATGGCAGGACGCAGATCCGCGCCGGCACGCGACGAACGCCAGTCGGTAACGACGCGCTTGGCGATACCGGTGGACTCGTCGAGCGTCTCGGCGATCGACTGGCCGTCGATCAGATCCTCGAAGCCGATCACGCCTTCAACTTCGGTCAGCAGCGGACGGGAGTACGGATCCCATTCCGCGATGCGCTGGCCGCGCTTGATGGTGTCGCCTTCCGCCACGTGCACGCGCGCGCCGTACTGAATACGATGCGCGGCGCGCTCGGTGCCGTCGGCGTCCGAGATCGCGATGACCATGTTGCGGACCATCGCCACCATGTGACCTTCGCCGTTCTTGGCGATGGCTTCGTTCTTGATCGTGACCTTGCCGTCGAAGTTGGATTCGATGACCGACTGCTCGTTGATCTGCGCGGCGCCACCGATGTGGAACGTACGCATGGTGAGCTGGGTACCGGGTTCACCGATCGACTGCGCCGCGATGACGCCGACGGCCTCACCGTGGTTGACCGGCGTGCCGCGGGCGAGATCGCGCCCGTAGCAGGTGCCGCAGATGCCGTTGACCAGTTCGCAAGTGAGAGCCGAACGGATCTTCACTTCCTGGATGCCGGCCTGCTGCAGCAGATCGACGTCGCGCTCTTCCATCAGGGTGTTGCGCTTGATCAGGATCTTGTTGGTGTTCGGATCGCGAATGTCTTCGCAGGCCGAACGGCCAAGGATACGCGACGCCAGCGATGCAACCACCGATCCGCTGTCGATGATGGCGCGCATCTTGATGCCGAGCTTGGTGCCGCAATCCGACTGCGTGATGATGCAGTCCTGCGCCACGTCGACGAGACGACGGGTCAGGTAACCGGAGTTCGCGGTCTTCAACGCGGTATCGGCGAGACCCTTACGGGCACCGTGAGTCGAGTTGAAGTATTCGAGAACCGACAGGCCCTCCTTGAAGTTCGAGATGATCGGCGTCTCGATGATCTCACCCGACGGCTTGGCCATCAGGCCGCGCATGCCGGCGAGCTGACGCATCTGGGCCGGCGAACCGCGGGCACCGGAATGCGACATCATGTAGATCGAGTTGATCTGCTGCTCGACGCCGTGCGCGTCCTTCTTGACGGAGGAAATCTCCTTCATCATCTCCTTGGCGACTTCTTCACCGGCCTTCGACCAGGCATCGACGACCTTGTTGTACTTCTCACCATGGGTGATCAGGCCGTCGTTGTACTGCTGCTCGAAGTCCTTCGCGAGCGCACGGGTGCCGTCGACGATCTTCCACTTCGACGCTGGCACGACCATGTCGTCCTTGCCGAACGAGATGCCCGCCTTGAAGGCGTTGTAGAAGCCGAGCGCCATGATGCGATCGCAGAAGATCACGGTCTCTTTCTGACCGCAGTGACGATAGACCTGATCGATGACGCTGGAGATTTCCTTCTTCGTCATCAGCTTGTTGATGATGTCGAAGGGCATCTTCGCCGACTTCGGCAGGACCTGGCCGAGCATGGTGCGGCCAGCCGTGGTGTCATACCAGCGGGTAACCGGCTTGCCGTTCTCGTCGAGACCTTCCCAGCGATACTTGATCTTGGTGTGGAGGTGGATGACCTTCGCATGCAGCGCATGCTCGATCTCCGCCACCGCATGATACAGCTTGCCCTGGCCGGGCAGACCGTCACGCATCACCGACAGATAGTACAGGCCGAGCACGATATCCTGCGACGGCACGATGATCGGCTGACCGTTCGCGGGATGCAGGATGTTGTTGGTCGACATCATCAGGACGCGCGCTTCCAGCTGCGCTTCCAGCGACAGCGGAACGTGGACGGCCATCTGGTCGCCGTCGAAGTCGGCGTTGAAGGCCGCGCAGACCAGCGGATGCAGCTGGATCGCCTTGCCTTCGATCAGCACCGGCTCGAACGCCTGGATGCCCAGACGATGCAGCGTCGGCGCGCGGTTCAAGAGCACGGGATGCTCGCGAATGACCTCGTCGAGGATGTCCCAGACTTCGGGACGCTCTTTTTCAACGAGCTTCTTCGCCTGCTTCACCGTGGTGGACAGACCCTTGGCGTCGAGCCGCGAGTAGATGAACGGCTTGAACAGTTCGAGCGCCATCTTCTTCGGCAGGCCGCACTGATGCAGACGCAGCTCGGGACCGACGACGATGACCGAACGGCCGGAATAGTCGACGCGCTTGCCGAGCAAATTCTGCCGGAAGCGGCCCTGCTTGCCCTTCAGCATGTCGGCGAGCGACTTCAGCGGGCGCTTGTTGGCACCCGTGATGACGCGTCCGCGACGGCCGTTGTCGAACAATGCGTCAACGGCTTCCTGCAACATGCGCTTTTCGTTGCGGATGATGATGTCCGGCGCGCGGAGCTCCATCAGGCGCTTCAAGCGGTTGTTGCGGTTGATGACGCGGCGATAGAGATCGTTGAGATCGGAGGTCGCGAAGCGGCCGCCATCGAGCGGCACCAGCGGACGCAGGTCCGGCGGGATCACCGGCACGACGGTCAGGATCATCCATTCCGGCTTGTTGCCGGAGTAGCGGAAGGCCTCGACGATCTTCAAGCGCTTGGCGAGCTTCTTGTGCTTGATCTCGGATTCGGTCTCTTTCATATCCACGCGCAGCTGGACGTCGAGCTTTTCAAGCTCGAGGCCCTTCAGCAGTTCGCGGATCGCCTCGGCGCCGATCATGGCGGTGAAGCTGTCCTGACCATATTCGTCCTGCGCGCGAAGATACTCTTCTTCGGACAGCAGCTGACGGTCCTTGAGCGCGGTGAGACCCGGCTCGAGAACGACGTAGTATTCAAAGTACAGGATCCGCTCGAGATCCTTGAGGGTCATGTCGAGCAGCTGGCCGATACGCGACGGCAGCGACTTCAGGAACCAGATGTGGGCAACGGGGGCTGCGAGCTCGATATGGCCCATGCGCTCGCGCCGGACGCGCGACAAGGTCACTTCGACCGAGCACTTCTCGCAGATGATGCCCTTGTACTTCATGCGCTTGTACTTGCCGCACAGGCACTCGTAATCCTTGATCGGCCCGAAGATGCGGGCGCAGAACAGGCCGTCGCGCTCGGGCTTGAAGGTACGGTAATTGATGGTTTCCGGCTTCTTGATCTCGCCGTAGGACCACGACAGAATCTTCTCCGGAGACGCGATCGAAATCCGGATCTGGTCGAAGACCTGAGCCGGCGTCGTCGGATTGAAGAGATTCATAATTTCTTGGTTCATAGTCTTCTCCTCGCGTGCCGGTCGCCACCAGCAGCAAATTCGAATTTCTCAGGGTCGCCACGCACTCTGCTCACGTCCGGGCAGAGCGCGGATGCCCGGCCATGAAGGCCGGGCAGTCGCTGTCAGATTATTCGGCTGCTTCCGACGGGGTCGGCGCCTGCTTCGAGTTGTGCAGGTCGACGTTGAGACCCAGCGAGCGCATTTCCTTGACCAGCACGTTGAACGATTCCGGAATACCGGCCTCGAACGTGTCGTCGCCGCGCACGATGGCTTCGTAGACCTTGGTACGGCCCGCGACGTCGTCCGACTTCACGGTCAGCATTTCCTGGAGCGTATACGCCGCGCCGTAAGCCTCGAGCGCCCACACTTCCATTTCGCCGAAACGCTGTCCGCCGAACTGTGCCTTGCCGCCCAGCGGCTGCTGGGTAACCAGCGAGTACGGACCGATCGAACGCGCGTGGATCTTGTCGTCCACGAGATGGTGCAGCTTGAGCATGTAGATGTACCCAACCGTCACCTTGCGATCGAACTGGTCGCCGGTCCGGCCGTCATAGACGGTGGACTGACCGGACGCATCCAGGCCTGCCATCTTCAGCATCTCTTCGATGTCGGCTTCCTTCGCCCCGTCGAACACCGGCGTTGCAATCGGCACGCCGGGCTTCAGGTTGCGAGCCAACTCAAGGAGTTCGGCATCGTCCAGCGACTTGATGACTTCGTCGTCGCCGTAGATCTTCTTCAGCGTGTCCTTGAGCGGCTTCAGATCCTGCTTCGCGTAGTAGGCGTCGATGGTCTGCCCGATCCGCTTGCCCATGCCGGCGCAAGCCCAGCCGAGATGCGTTTCGAGAATCTGACCGACGTTCATGCGCGACGGCACGCCGAGCGGGTTCAGCACGATGTCCGCATGGGTCCCGTCTTCAAGGAACGGCATGTCTTCGATCGGAACGATCTTCGACACCACGCCCTTGTTGCCGTGACGTCCGGCCATCTTGTCGCCGGGCTGGATCTTGCGCTTCACCGCGACGAAGACCTTGACCATCTTCATCACGCCGGGCGGCAGTTCGTCGCCACGCTGCAGCTTCTCGACCTTGTCGAGGAAGCGCTGTTCAAGGCCCTTCTTCGACTCGTCGTACTGCTTCCGCATCGCTTCGATTTCGGTCATCAGCTTGTCGTTCGAAGTGGCGAACATCCACCACTGCGAACGCGGGCTCTCTTCGAGCACGGCACGGGTGACCTTGCTGTCCTTCTTGAAGCCCTTCGGACCGGCAATGCCGACCTTGCCTTCGAGCAGGTCTGCAAGACGGCCGTAGACGTTACGGTCAAGAATGGCCTGCTCGTCGTCACGATCCTTGGCGAGGCGTTCGATTTCCTCCCGCTCGATCGCCAAAGCGCGTTCGTCCTTGTCGACGCCGTGCCGGTTGAAGACGCGGACTTCGACGATGGTGCCCTGCACGCCGGGCGGCACGCGGAGCGAGGTATCGCGAACGTCGGACGCCTTTTCACCGAAGATGGCGCGCAGAAGCTTTTCTTCCGGCGTCATCGGGCTTTCGCCCTTCGGGGTGATCTTGCCGACCAGGATGTCGCCGGCGCGGACTTCGGCGCCGATGTAGACGATGCCGGCTTCGTCGAGGTTCTTCAGCGCTTCTTCCGACACGTTCGGAATATCGCGGGTGATTTCCTCAGGCCCGAGCTTGGTATCGCGAGCCATGACTTCGAACTCTTCGAGATGGATCGACGTGAACACGTCGTCCTTCACGATCCGCTCGGAGAGCAGGATGGAATCCTCGAAGTTGTAGCCATTCCACGGCATGAACGCGACCAGCACGTTGCGGCCGAGAGCCAATTCGCCGAGATCGGTCGACGGACCGTCCGCGATGATATCGCCCTTGGCCACCTTGTCGCCTACGCGAACCAGCGGACGCTGGTTGATGCAGGTCGACTGGTTGGAGCGCTGGTACTTCATCAGACGGTAGATATCGACGCCCGACTTGGTGGGGTCGAGATCTTCAGTCGCGCGGATAACCACGCGGGTCGCATCGATCTGGTCGATGACGCCCGAACGGCGCGCCGCGATCGCAGCACCCGAGTCACGCGCCACGACGGCTTCCATGCCGGTGCCGACGAACGGGGCTTCGGCGCGCACCAAAGGCACGGCCTGACGCTGCATGTTCGAGCCCATCAGCGCGCGGTTGGCGTCGTCGTTCTCGAGGAACGGGATCAGCGCCGCGGCAACCGAAACAAGCTGCTTCGGCGACACGTCCATGTAGTCGACCTTGTCGGCCGTGACCGGCAGCACGTCACCGGAGTGACGGCAGATGATCAGGTCTTCGGTGAACTTGCCCTTGGCGTCGAGCGCCACGTTCGCCTGCGCGACGTGGTAGCGGCCCTCTTCCATCGCCGAGAGGTACACGACCTCGTCGGTGACGCGACCGTCCTTGACCTTGCGGTAGGGCGTTTCGACGAAGCCGTACTTGTTGACGCGCGCGAAGGTGGCGAGCGAGTTGATCAGACCGATGTTAGGGCCTTCCGGCGTCTCGATCGGGCAGATGCGGCCGTAATGCGTCGGATGAACGTCGCGGACTTCGAAGCCCGCGCGCTCGCGCGTCAGACCGCCCGGTCCAAGCGCCGAGAGACGGCGCTTGTGGGTGATTTCCGACAGCGGGTTGGTCTGATCCATGAACTGCGACAGCTGCGACGAGCCGAAGAATTCGCGAACGGCGGCAGCCGCCGGCTTCGCGTTGATCAGGTCCTGCGGCATCACGGTGTCGATGTCGACGGACGACATGCGCTCCTTGATGGCGCGCTCCATGCGCAGGAGGCCGACGCGGTACTGATTTTCCATCAGCTCGCCTACCGAACGCACACGACGGTTGCCGAGATGGTCGATATCGTCGATTTCGCCCTTACCGTCGCGCAGGTCCACCAGCGTCTTGATGACGGCGAGGATGTCTTCCTTGCGCAGCGTGCGATGGGTGTCCGGCGCGTCCAGCTCGAGGCGCATGTTCATCTTGACGCGGCCGACCGCGGAGAGGTCGTAGCGCTCACTGTCGAAGAACAGCGACTGGAACATGTTCTGCGCGGAGTCGATGGTCGGCGGCTCGCCCGGACGCATCACGCGGTAGATGTCGAACAGCGCGTCTTCCCGCGTCATGTTCTTGTCGGCGGCCAGCGTGTTGCGGATGTAGGCACCGATGTTGACGTGGTCGATGTCGAGCAGCGGCAGGTCCTTGTAGCCCGCCTCAACCAGCTCCTTCATCGGCGTCGTACCGATGAACAGCTCGATTTCCTTATCGTCGCCCTTGGTCTTTTCCTTGCCCGTGATCTCATCACCGGCTTCGGCGTAGATCACGCCGGTCTTGTTGTTGATGAGATCTTCGGCGAGGTAATTGCCGACCAGATCATGGTCGGTCATCAACAGGGCCTTGAGGCCCTTTTCGACGAGCTGACGGGCGGCACGCACGGTGAGCTTCTTGCCGGCTTCGAGCACGACCTTGCCGGTGTCGGCATCGATCAGATCGTTGACGGTCGAGTAGCCGCGGAAACGCGCGGCGTCGAACGGCACGCGCCAGCCTTCTTTGATCTTCTTGAACTCGATCTTGTTGTAGAACGTCGAGAGAATTTCTTCGCCGTCCAGACCCAGCGCGAACATCAGCGACGTCACCGGAATCTTGCGGCGACGATCGATGCGGGCGAACACGATGTCCTTGGCGTCGAATTCGATGTCGAGCCAGGAGCCGCGATAGGGGATGACGCGGGCGGCGAACAGCAGCTTGCCCGAGGAATGGGTCTTGCCCTTGTCGTGGTCGAAGAACACGCCCGGCGAACGGTGCATCTGCGAGACGATGACGCGCTCGGTGCCGTTGACGACGAAGGTGCCGTTCATGGTCATGAGCGGGATATCGCCCATGTAGACGTCCTGCTCCTTGATGTCCTTGACGGAGCGGGCGCCGGTTTCTTCATCGATATCGAACACGATCAGGCGCAGCGTCACCTTCAGCGGCGCAGCATAGGTCATGCCGCGCTGGCGGCACTCGTCGACGTCGTATTTCGGCGGCTCGAATTCGTAGCGAACGAATTCCAGCATCGAGGTGCTGGAGAAGTCCGAGATCGGGAACACCGACCGGAATACCGCCTGCAGACCCTCGTCGAGGCGTCCACCTTCGGGTTCGTCAACCATCAGGAACTGGTCGTAGGATGCCTTCTGAACCTCAATGAGGTTCGGCATTTCTGCGACTTCCTTGATGTGACCGAAGAACTTGCGAACGCGCTTGCGACCTGTGAACGTCTGCTGACCCATCTTGGCCTCTCATTGCGTCGCCCGTAACGGGCGAACCTTCCGAAGCGCGACTGGCGTCGCCCCCGGGTTGAATTTCCAAACGCTCCGGTCGTTGCGCCCAATATCAGGACCA
Coding sequences:
- a CDS encoding ABC transporter ATP-binding protein, with protein sequence MASQPPKPPSDDSSQGEPASPLDDKFALPVGAAATPVPGIKPPLAKGLGVDKAAKSKPVAEDDDEEDDDDDDDEDLVVFTAREAAGALGTILAFTRPFLTNYRKMMVFVGLGVLVETLFNVIMPLSLKYLIDDALGEEDFEALVIILSVLGAAGIITSIVAIWYERWDARLAATVISDVRVRLFEHVQNLPSAYFARTKRGEILSRFSIDMAAYETSIKTFANSAMLPFLELIAGILLMLYLNWQLAAVALLIFPITLIGPRILTPKAVQANYDQKLTESALLGAVQENVAAQAVVKAFSLQRRTLGWFRLRNNEARDRVSRAIFLSTMVERSVTISVLLLHLVVLAIGAYLATKGQITVGTFVTFESAFWEVSYNIAHVMHFIPVSIQSAAAVRHINEMLDEPTRGADRAGAPNLPRIVNDITFDHVSFKYEGSQTPVLDNLTLKLNVGKTIAIVGPSGSGKSTLLNLILRLYVPDEGRVSIDGVDIRKVTRESLRSSMAVVFQENMLFNMSIRENIRLGKEGATDKEVEDAAKKAEIHRYIMSLPQKYDTSVGERGDTLSGGQRQRIAIARAIVRNPSVLLLDEATSALDQTTEAAINKTLLKLARGRTMIFSTHRLTSVVEMDEIIVISGGQAIERGSHVELLALNGTYRKLWDDQGLAPHGAAAADDDDDDEDDDD
- a CDS encoding FAD-dependent oxidoreductase — protein: MLDLAIVGGGPGGLMSAWYLKRKLGDLCRITIYESSDRVGGKILTKKFDSAPAMYEAGVAEIYDYSMTGPDPLRELIQHFGLQTIPMDAEQVQLDGKLLNDVPGMRKTYGPTTANAIEAFRDLCSTMVSPVEYYEGVGAHDNEHPWAWMTAEELLDKVVPDATAKRFLKVMARSDLATEAHNTNGLNALKNFVMDIEGYIGLYSIQNGNEQLITCLQSEVDADVQLNHRVLKVGKTEAGRYQLDMMNGKGPETREFDLVLMCLPHSWLATMRWGGEQLRKSMVKHISYFDRPAHYLRISILFDTPFWGEQIPGSWFMSEAFGGCCVYNEGSRHDVGTHGVLNWLIAGSDALAFANLNDEELIDAALKSLPVSFGNARAHFMEGKTYRWLSSVNAIPGGLPARDVMTNHRPEPKNHPGLVLVGDYLFDSTLNGLLDSSDAATDIILTEMMRLRRARGDGGPVASDKIDRDYFENYRGLGPYSEVWSRFTDPDYLMKLIQIVWDQPKAYRLLVAGSASGELVGALRDRGIDAWGIESNKVIHARTPKALKKYNQLGSVTDLPFKDERFDFVFETCLCHVAEKQVPKAVRELNRVVKTGVVFGSVTSDMAPALIDRYDLLRGVRKLGTWWEWSELFFGNGFDLSMHRRDCTAEVWEATLAADRGPGHWYADADSLRYSFFDKMDDED